The candidate division WOR-3 bacterium genome window below encodes:
- a CDS encoding 6-bladed beta-propeller yields MRKREICFLLALIAFSLYGKDIVRLNELSSVGGKFVILNNSIYTFDTKEYSLKIFSFNGKLILSKSIRGEGPGEVSTMGSFIAQSGENILILETIKKKWIEFDSNLKFLREGRFEEPITIIKKIGKFSVGGVAGLEEGKYSRKIYLLSENFDIKREVYKEYSKYLKNRMDANEFYITLDTIDTLIAFGSGSKGKVKIIDINGDLKKELEIKIKPTKYDEDSLYTMQKLLPSRVKDLVKFETYPLIFQVIFTSKDELLIVSGNVMKNNQAKSYLYNLKSQKMVSATIPMGILSYHKNALFIMSEDENGCFLEKVKLR; encoded by the coding sequence ATGAGGAAAAGAGAGATATGCTTTCTTTTGGCATTGATAGCTTTCTCCCTCTATGGCAAGGATATTGTAAGACTAAATGAGCTCTCAAGTGTGGGAGGGAAGTTTGTTATCTTAAATAATTCTATTTATACCTTTGACACGAAGGAGTACTCATTGAAAATTTTCTCCTTTAATGGGAAGTTAATTCTAAGCAAATCAATAAGAGGGGAGGGTCCAGGGGAAGTTTCAACTATGGGATCCTTTATAGCTCAGAGCGGAGAAAATATATTGATTCTGGAGACAATCAAAAAGAAGTGGATTGAATTTGATAGCAATTTAAAGTTTCTAAGAGAAGGCAGGTTTGAAGAACCAATTACTATTATCAAAAAAATCGGTAAATTTTCAGTAGGAGGAGTTGCAGGATTAGAGGAGGGCAAATACAGTAGAAAAATCTATTTGCTTTCCGAAAATTTTGACATAAAAAGAGAAGTTTACAAAGAATATAGTAAATATTTAAAAAATAGAATGGACGCCAATGAATTTTATATTACCTTGGACACCATAGATACACTTATTGCTTTTGGTAGCGGGAGCAAAGGAAAGGTTAAAATAATAGATATTAATGGAGATTTGAAAAAAGAGCTTGAGATAAAGATAAAGCCCACAAAATATGATGAAGATAGTCTTTATACTATGCAAAAGCTCTTGCCTTCGAGAGTTAAGGATCTTGTAAAATTTGAAACCTACCCATTAATCTTTCAAGTTATCTTCACTTCAAAAGATGAACTTTTAATTGTTTCAGGGAATGTAATGAAAAATAACCAAGCAAAAAGCTACCTTTATAATCTTAAGAGTCAAAAAATGGTAAGTGCAACAATTCCAATGGGTATTTTGAGTTATCATAAAAATGCTTTATTTATAATGAGTGAAGATGAAAATGGTTGTTTTTTGGAAAAAGTTAAACTTAGATAA
- a CDS encoding ABC transporter ATP-binding protein has product MGKEIVIEFENISKKFGNITALKEVSFKVEKGIIFGIFGPNGAGKTTTIRIIAGILKPDSGRVYIRSANLSYIPEELSLYKEEKVLNILKYILSLKKVPQKRWKEEIEIWSSLLKIEEFLKRRTNELSKGQKRKVMFAMSLLGNPEIIIMDEPFIGLDVEASEGLKKIAYDMKEKGKTIIFSTHILELAEELCEEVIILKNGEIIERGGMEELRNKYTRGNWVIRYSGKIDKTVFPGNEVEILDNIIKLPSDISLNYLIEKLEGMVEIMEIKKEYPNFKEIYLRILGEKDERDLQL; this is encoded by the coding sequence ATGGGAAAGGAAATAGTTATTGAGTTTGAAAATATATCTAAAAAATTTGGTAATATTACAGCGCTAAAGGAGGTGAGTTTTAAAGTTGAAAAAGGGATAATCTTTGGAATATTCGGTCCCAACGGCGCAGGCAAGACAACTACAATAAGGATCATTGCAGGAATATTGAAACCTGACTCAGGAAGGGTTTATATAAGAAGTGCTAATCTTTCTTACATACCCGAAGAATTAAGTTTATATAAAGAAGAGAAAGTCTTGAACATTCTAAAATACATTCTATCTTTAAAAAAAGTTCCACAAAAAAGATGGAAAGAAGAGATAGAAATATGGAGTTCTTTGTTGAAAATAGAAGAATTTCTTAAGAGGAGAACAAATGAACTATCAAAGGGGCAGAAAAGAAAAGTTATGTTTGCAATGTCTTTGTTAGGGAATCCTGAGATAATCATAATGGATGAGCCATTTATAGGATTGGATGTGGAAGCATCCGAAGGATTAAAAAAGATAGCATACGACATGAAGGAGAAAGGGAAGACAATTATTTTCTCTACTCACATTCTTGAACTTGCAGAAGAGCTGTGCGAGGAAGTAATTATTCTTAAAAATGGCGAAATTATTGAAAGAGGTGGTATGGAAGAACTAAGAAATAAATATACCAGAGGAAACTGGGTTATTCGATATAGTGGAAAGATAGATAAAACAGTTTTCCCTGGTAATGAAGTTGAGATACTCGATAATATAATAAAACTCCCATCTGATATTTCTTTAAATTATTTGATAGAAAAGCTGGAAGGAATGGTGGAGATAATGGAGATAAAAAAAGAGTATCCTAATTTTAAGGAAATCTACCTGAGGATTTTAGGAGAAAAAGATGAAAGAGATTTACAGCTATGA